A genomic segment from Thermococcus sp. encodes:
- a CDS encoding DNA-3-methyladenine glycosylase produces the protein MVGVDLWKTVHEMIRNGTWKFKDGVFIQALSISDERSVIAGYDGEDFILPDDLGKREKKLVKEKLSFILGLDTDLGSFYAEISDSPFAFLAEEFKGLTMPASPSPYQALVEVIAQQQVSFEFAQRTIANLVRLAGKRVGDIYAFPTAEDIAGLSDEELKEARLGYRARYIKNLTALYIKGKLNLDLWDWKAEDAIKYLTKFRGIGKWTAELFLAYGLRKNTYPAGDLGLRRGIAKIFGRNVKDVREKDVRGVIEPYGKWKGLLAFYVTCYDRKTELERKRNE, from the coding sequence ATGGTTGGGGTTGACCTCTGGAAAACGGTCCACGAGATGATACGCAACGGCACCTGGAAGTTCAAAGACGGAGTCTTCATTCAGGCCCTCAGCATTTCCGATGAAAGGAGCGTTATAGCAGGCTACGACGGCGAGGACTTCATACTGCCGGACGACCTTGGGAAGAGGGAGAAAAAGCTCGTTAAGGAGAAGCTCTCCTTCATTCTCGGCCTCGACACCGACTTAGGGTCGTTCTACGCCGAGATAAGCGACTCCCCTTTCGCGTTTCTGGCGGAGGAATTCAAGGGACTCACCATGCCCGCCTCACCGAGCCCCTACCAAGCCCTCGTGGAGGTCATAGCGCAGCAGCAGGTTAGCTTTGAGTTTGCTCAGAGGACTATCGCGAACCTCGTGAGGCTCGCTGGAAAGCGGGTTGGTGACATCTACGCCTTTCCCACCGCCGAGGACATAGCTGGACTTAGCGACGAGGAGCTGAAGGAAGCTAGGCTCGGCTACCGGGCCCGGTATATAAAAAACCTAACGGCACTCTACATTAAGGGGAAGCTCAACCTCGACCTGTGGGACTGGAAAGCTGAGGATGCGATCAAATACCTCACTAAGTTCCGCGGGATTGGAAAGTGGACGGCGGAGCTCTTTTTAGCCTACGGGCTGAGGAAGAACACCTACCCGGCCGGAGACCTCGGCCTGAGGAGGGGCATAGCAAAGATTTTTGGTAGGAACGTAAAAGATGTAAGGGAGAAGGATGTGAGGGGGGTAATAGAGCCCTACGGGAAGTGGAAGGGCCTGCTGGCCTTTTACGTGACCTGCTACGACAGGAAGACCGAGCTGGAGAGGAAGAGAAATGAGTGA